A single region of the Rathayibacter rathayi genome encodes:
- a CDS encoding transposase family protein — protein sequence MTELVARIFQILSGRSSLPGRSAVLNLRKHVIVTLLLLRQNLNQAAVADLHGVSQATVSRVCRRIVPLIEQACCFSGISLEKAVQGRVVLVDGTDVPTRNRAEAGRSNYSGKRHRQGLNVQIAADLDGRLLAASDPIAGARHDRAALALCGWEPILDRTDWIAYPGYIGTTATTPRTRSRGSTLDDNTKKSNREISRTRSAVERCIAHLKNGTIIATGYRGRLSELPAIIRTITKLELYRLGW from the coding sequence GTGACGGAGTTGGTGGCTCGGATATTCCAGATCCTGTCCGGGCGTTCCTCGTTGCCGGGACGCTCGGCCGTATTGAACCTGCGCAAGCACGTCATCGTGACTCTGCTGCTGTTGCGGCAGAACCTCAACCAAGCCGCGGTCGCGGACCTGCACGGCGTCTCGCAGGCCACCGTCTCTCGGGTCTGCCGGCGCATCGTGCCGCTGATCGAGCAAGCCTGCTGCTTCTCCGGGATCTCCCTGGAAAAAGCTGTCCAAGGCCGTGTCGTCCTGGTCGATGGGACGGATGTTCCGACCCGGAACCGCGCGGAAGCGGGCCGGTCGAACTACTCCGGGAAGCGACACCGACAAGGCCTGAACGTGCAGATCGCCGCAGACCTGGACGGCCGCCTGCTAGCCGCGTCAGACCCTATCGCCGGCGCACGTCATGATCGTGCCGCTCTCGCGCTTTGCGGTTGGGAGCCGATCCTCGACCGCACGGATTGGATCGCCTATCCTGGCTACATCGGCACGACCGCTACCACTCCCCGCACACGATCCCGCGGCAGCACCCTCGACGACAACACCAAGAAATCGAACCGGGAAATCTCCAGAACCCGATCCGCGGTCGAGAGGTGCATCGCCCACCTCAAGAACGGGACAATCATCGCCACCGGCTACCGCGGACGCCTCAGCGAACTCCCCGCCATCATCCGCACCATCACAAAACTCGAACTCTACCGACTCGGCTGGTAA